One window of Bactrocera dorsalis isolate Fly_Bdor unplaced genomic scaffold, ASM2337382v1 BdCtg047, whole genome shotgun sequence genomic DNA carries:
- the LOC105222762 gene encoding heterogeneous nuclear ribonucleoprotein A/B — MATATKLGKGLQRLFVGNLPWTVGHQELRSYFKEFGRVISANVIFDKKTGCSRGYGFVVFNDITPIEKIESEQKHVLEGNYLNIQKS; from the exons ATGGCCACAGCAACAAAATTAGGCAAGGGCCTGCAAAGACTATTCGTGGGAAATCTACCGTGGACG GTGGGTCATCAGGAACTACGGTCATATTTCAAGGAATTCGGTCGTGTAATATCCGCAAACGTGATTTTCGATAAGAAAACAGGCTGTTCACGTGGATACGGTTTCGTTGTGTTCAATGATATCACGCCAATAGAGAAAATTGAAAGTGAACAAAAACACGTGCTTGAGGGCAATTATTTAAACattcaaaaatcttaa
- the LOC125775270 gene encoding acyl-CoA-binding domain-containing protein 6 gives MSTSDFSDSDIDTEPFDEIFSEAAEHLQKIHNSLESTDLLEIYGLYKQATCGRCNTPKPSVFNMQSRSKWCAWNDLGDMSCTEAKNLYIAKVKAVDSNWLPNHESTSKRKTPSSWVVHSIPQKHEEIEQKEEHEKNVFDYIKEGNFIQLQKLLTVEIMDHLDENGMGLIHWATDRNAVEILKYLIDNGVDVNLRDSEQQTALHYAASCGHVDCIRILLDANADPGIKDADGQSSLDVADNNDIYELLKT, from the coding sequence ATGTCTACATCCGATTTTTCCGACAGTGACATTGACACCGAACCTTTCGATGAAATATTTTCGGAAGCAGCAgaacatttacaaaaaattcataactCACTTGAGTCCACAGACCTTTTAGAAATCTATGGTTTATACAAGCAAGCAACTTGTGGTCGATGTAACACGCCAAAGCCGAGCGTATTTAATATGCAAAGTAGGAGCAAATGGTGCGCATGGAATGATTTGGGCGATATGTCTTGCAcagaagcaaaaaatttatatattgcaAAAGTTAAAGCGGTTGACAGTAATTGGTTACCAAATCACGAAAGCACCAGCAAACGCAAAACGCCATCTAGTTGGGTAGTACATTCCATTCCACAAAAACACGAAGAAATCGAGCAAAAAGAGGAACACGAAAAAAATGTCTTTGACTATATCAAAGAAGGAAATTTCATtcaacttcaaaaattattaacgGTAGAAATTATGGATCACCTCGACGAAAATGGTATGGGTCTTATACATTGGGCCACTGACCGTAATGCTGTCGAAATACTAAAATATCTAATAGATAATGGCGTCGATGTAAACTTACGCGATTCTGAGCAACAGACAGCTTTGCATTATGCTGCCAGTTGTGGTCATGTCGACTGTATCCGTATACTACTAGATGCTAATGCGGATCCAGGTATTAAAGACGCAGATGGGCAATCGAGTCTAGATGTGGCCGATAATAATGATATTTACGAATTACTTAAAACCTga
- the LOC105222764 gene encoding 26S proteasome regulatory subunit 8 — protein MTVTNRMEIDAALKGEGFRSYYIQKIEELQLIVAEKSQNLRRLQAQRNELNAKVRMLREELQLLQEQGSYVGEVVKPMDKKKVLVKVHPEGKFVVDIDKNIDINDVTPNCRVALRNESYTLHKILPNKVDPLVSLMMVEKVPDSTYEMVGGLDKQIKEIKEVIELPVKHPELFDALGIAQPKGVLLYGPPGTGKTLLARAVAHHTECTFIRVSGSELVQKFIGEGSRMVRELFVMAREHAPSIIFMDEIDSIGSSRIESGSGGDSEVQRTMLELLNQLDGFEATKNIKVIMATNRIDILDPALLRPGRIDRKIEFPPPNEEARLDILKIHSRKMNLTRGINLRKIAELMPGASGAEVKGVCTEAGMYALRERRVHVTQEDFEMAVAKVMQKDSEKNMSIKKLWK, from the exons ATGACCGTCACAAATCGG ATGGAAATCGACGCCGCTCTGAAAGGTGAAGGATTCCGTTCTTACTATATTCAGAAGATAGAAGAATTGCAATTAATTGTTGCTGAAAAGAGTCAAAATTTGCGACGTTTGCAAGCTCAGCGCAATGAGCTCAATGCAAAAG TACGTATGCTGCGTGAGGAGCTTCAGTTATTACAAGAACAAGGCAGTTATGTTGGCGAAGTCGTGAAACCAATGGATAAAAAGAAAGTGTTGGTAAAAGTGCATCCAGAGGGCAAATTTGTAGTTGacattgataaaaatattgatatcaaTGATGTCACTCCCAACTGCCGTGTAGCCCTTAGAAACGAAAGCTATACTCTACATAAAATTCTACCAAATAAAGTTGACCCATTGGTATCTCTTATGATGGTTGAAAAAGTCCCTGACTCTACCTATGAAATGGTTGGTGGATTAGACAAGCAAATTAAAGAAATCAAGGAAGTTATTGAATTACCGGTGAAGCATCCAGAATTGTTCGACGCATTAGGTATAGCTCAGCCAAAGGGTGTACTACTATATGGGCCACCTGGTACAGGAAAAACTCTTTTGGCCCGTGCAGTGGCTCATCACACCGAATGTACATTTATCCGAGTATCTGGGTCGGAGTTGGTGCAAAAGTTTATTGGCGAAGGTTCACGTATGGTTCGTGAACTTTTCGTAATGGCACGAGAGCACGCTCCTTCTATTATTTTCATGGATGAAATTGATTCAATTGGTTCCTCAAGAATCGAATCTGGTTCTGGCGGTGACTCCGAAGTACAAAGGACAATGTTGGAGTTGCTTAATCAATTGGACGGTTTCGAagctacaaaaaatattaaagttatcATGGCAACCAATCGCATTGATATTCTGGATCCAGCTCTTCTAAGACCAGGCCGCATTGATCGTAAGATTGAATTCCCTCCACCAAACGAAGAAGCACGTttggatattttgaaaattcattcTAGAAAAATGAACTTAACCAGAGGCATAAATTTACGCAAAATAGCTGAATTAATGCCGGGAGCATCGGGTGCTGAAGTGAAAGGTGTCTGTACAGAAGCGGGTATGTATGCCTTACGTGAACGGCGTGTACATGTCACGCAAGAAGACTTTGAAATGGCCGTTGCGAAAGTAATGCAAAAGGATTCGGAAAAGAACATGTCGATCAAAAAGTTGtggaagtaa
- the LOC105222765 gene encoding uncharacterized protein LOC105222765, which produces MNMDILNPQENDGIGLIIEPGYTWNEMREHVMNSCLKKKFHIILDGDPKTDEVYRKILDLLNSELNLDEITSLFVIVGTLYFIEATPLNMEWRTQLLQRTFNYTDTLSPMHLHLATKRLWTSLKKKETDVFNILELCNQMVIISETARAISICLMWTILSEITETPSEMYCFRQFMKLLEMLNNIENETLQEEENTKIVYILVRVLSYLINVILCDAQNEDIIKAGYRMYFKYTSSFLKQLLNWCENFKKTIDSCPKPKQIQTDWDLRMMITEHISFNIINVLQDRIEQMSAPDYT; this is translated from the exons ATGAATATGGATATATTAAATCCACAAGAAAACGACGGTATAGGTCTGATAATAGAACCTGGATATACATGGAATGAAATGCGTGAGCACGTAATGAattcttgtttaaaaaaaaagtttcacatCATTTTAGACGGAGATCCCAAAACAGATGAA GTGTACAGAAAAATACTGGATTTGTTAAACTCCGAATTGAACTTAGATGAAATAACCAGCCTTTTCGTTATTGTTGGCACTCTTTACTTTATTGAAGCGACACCTCTAAACATGGAATGGCGCACACAGCTTTTGCAAAGAACATTTAACTACACAGACACATTAAGCCCAATGCAC CTTCATTTAGCGACGAAACGACTTTGGACCAGTCTAAAAAAGAAGGAGACAGACGTGTTCAATATACTTGAACTTTGTAATCAAATGGTTATCATAAGTGAAACAGCTAGAGCTATTTCTATTTGTCTTATGTGGACCATACTCTCTGAAATAACAGAAACTCCCAGCGAAATGTATTGTTTCAGACAG ttCATGAAGTTACTGGAAATGctaaataatatagaaaatgAGACACTGCAGGAAGAGGAAAATActaaaattgtttacattttagtACGTGTTTTAAGTTATCTTATAAATGTCATTCTCTGTGATGCTCAAAATGAGGATATTATTAAAGCCGGCTACCGCATGTACTTTAAATACACTTCTTCATTTTTAAAGCAACTTTTAAATTGGTGCGAAAACTTTAAAAAGACTATAGATTCCTGCCCTAAACCAAAGCAAATTCAAACTGATTGGGATCTCCGTATGATG attacTGAGCACATCAGCTTTAATATCATTAATGTTCTTCAAGATCGAATAGAACAGATGAGTGCACCGGATTATACCTAA
- the LOC105222766 gene encoding serine hydroxymethyltransferase isoform X3 produces MSGNLKLLNEGVGESDPELYAIIKAEKKRQTVGLEMIASENFTSVSVLECLSSCLHNKYSEGMPGKRYYGGNEFIDEIERLAQKRALEAFRLNPEEWGVNVQPYSGSPANFAVYTALCQPHDRIMGLDLPDGGHLTHGFMTANKRISATSIYFESMPYKVDASTGLIDYDQLEANAKLFRPRVIIAGVSCYSRCLDYARFRKICDQNDSYLFADMAHIAGLVAAGLIPSPFEYADVVSTTTHKTLRGPRAGVIFYRKGVRKVLPNGDKVTYDLEDRINGAVFPGLQGGPHNNTIAGIATAFKQAQTTEFADYQRQVITNARRLCDGLIQRGYNVATGGTDVHLVLLDLRNVGLTGAKAEYILEEVNIACNKNTVPGDKSALNPSGLRLGTPALTTRGLVETDIDVVVDYIDRALKLCVETTKISGPKLVDFKQTLKSNKEIAEKLSKLRSAVEEFSAKFPLPGLTAY; encoded by the exons atgtcTGGAAACCTTAAATTGTTAAATGAAGGTGTGGGCGAGAGTGACCCTGAGCTATACGCCATTATAAAGGCAGAAAAGAAACGCCAAACAGTTGGCTTAGAAATGATTGCCAGTGAGAATTTTACATCCGTATCTGTTTTGGAATGCTTAAGTTCTTGCCTGCACAATAAGTACTCCGAAGGCATGCCTGGAAAGCGGTACTATGGTGGAAATGAATTTATTGATGAAATAGAACGACTTGCACAAAAACGTGCACTGGAAGCATTTCGTCTCAATCCAGAGGAATGGGGCGTAAATGTACAGCCTTATTCGGGTTCGCCAGCTAACTTTGCCGTATACACTGCCCTCTGTCAACCCCACGATCGTATAATGGGTCTTGATTTGCCGGATGGCGGTCATTTAACACACGGTTTCATGACTGCTAATAAACGTATTTCAGCAACATCGATATATTTCGAGAGTATGCCATATAAGGTGGACGCAAGTACGGGTCTTATCGATTACGATCAATTGGAAGCGAATGCTAAACTCTTCAGACCTCGCGTTATTATAGCCGGTGTTTCTTGTTACTCACGTTGCCTTGACTATGCCCGCTTCCGTAAAATCTGTGACCAAAATGATTCATATCTTTTTGCCGATATGGCACATATTGCCGGTTTAGTGGCAGCTGGTTTAATACCCTCACCATTTGAGTATGCCGATGTGGTGAGCACTACAACACACAAAACATTGCGTGGACCACGTGCTGGTGTCATTTTCTATCGCAAGGGTGTACGCAAAGTTCTGCCAAATGGAGATAAAGTGACATACGATTTAGAGGATCGCATCAATGGAGCAGTGTTCCCAGGTTTACAAG GTGGAccacacaacaacacaattgCTGGAATTGCCACCGCTTTTAAACAGGCGCAGACTACAGAGTTTGCTGACTACCAGCGACAAGTGATTACCAATGCCCGTCGTCTTTGTGATGGTTTGATACAGCGAGGCTACAATGTTGCTACAGGTGGCACTGATGTTCATTTAGTACTACTCGACTTGCGTAATGTTGGTTTGACTGGAGCCAAAGCCGAATATATTTTAGAAGAAGTGAATATTGCATGTAACAAAAACACCGTACCCGGTGATAAATCTGCACTGAATCCATCTGGCTTACGTCTTGGCACACCAGCTTTAACTACACGTGGCTTGGTGGAGACTGATATTGATGTCGTTGTGGATTACATAGATCGCGCTTTAAAACTGTGTGTTGAAACAACTAAAATTTCTGGCCCCAAATTGGTGGATTTCAAGCAAACCTTGAAATCAAATAAAGAGATTGCAGAGAAACTGAGTAAACTGCGTAGCGCTGTTGAAGAGTTCAGTGCGAAATTTCCACTACCAGGTCTTAcagcttattaa
- the LOC105222766 gene encoding serine hydroxymethyltransferase isoform X1 codes for MQVQNITPRAIYTLSKRTQLSNAGSKAIYQRFVPQASIANTAPTRSHFLYNKQLEKERSRFGVFAANYSTKMSGNLKLLNEGVGESDPELYAIIKAEKKRQTVGLEMIASENFTSVSVLECLSSCLHNKYSEGMPGKRYYGGNEFIDEIERLAQKRALEAFRLNPEEWGVNVQPYSGSPANFAVYTALCQPHDRIMGLDLPDGGHLTHGFMTANKRISATSIYFESMPYKVDASTGLIDYDQLEANAKLFRPRVIIAGVSCYSRCLDYARFRKICDQNDSYLFADMAHIAGLVAAGLIPSPFEYADVVSTTTHKTLRGPRAGVIFYRKGVRKVLPNGDKVTYDLEDRINGAVFPGLQGGPHNNTIAGIATAFKQAQTTEFADYQRQVITNARRLCDGLIQRGYNVATGGTDVHLVLLDLRNVGLTGAKAEYILEEVNIACNKNTVPGDKSALNPSGLRLGTPALTTRGLVETDIDVVVDYIDRALKLCVETTKISGPKLVDFKQTLKSNKEIAEKLSKLRSAVEEFSAKFPLPGLTAY; via the exons ATGCaagtacaaaatattacacCTCGTGCCATCTACACGCTGAGCAAGCGAACTCAATTATCTAACGCCGGCAGTAAAGCGATATATCAGCGTTTTGTTCCTCAAGCTTCAATTGCTAATACGGCTCCAACAAGATcacattttttgtataataaacaATTGGAAAAAGAAAGGTCAAGATTTGGCGTTTTTGCGGCAAATTATTCTACT aaaatgtcTGGAAACCTTAAATTGTTAAATGAAGGTGTGGGCGAGAGTGACCCTGAGCTATACGCCATTATAAAGGCAGAAAAGAAACGCCAAACAGTTGGCTTAGAAATGATTGCCAGTGAGAATTTTACATCCGTATCTGTTTTGGAATGCTTAAGTTCTTGCCTGCACAATAAGTACTCCGAAGGCATGCCTGGAAAGCGGTACTATGGTGGAAATGAATTTATTGATGAAATAGAACGACTTGCACAAAAACGTGCACTGGAAGCATTTCGTCTCAATCCAGAGGAATGGGGCGTAAATGTACAGCCTTATTCGGGTTCGCCAGCTAACTTTGCCGTATACACTGCCCTCTGTCAACCCCACGATCGTATAATGGGTCTTGATTTGCCGGATGGCGGTCATTTAACACACGGTTTCATGACTGCTAATAAACGTATTTCAGCAACATCGATATATTTCGAGAGTATGCCATATAAGGTGGACGCAAGTACGGGTCTTATCGATTACGATCAATTGGAAGCGAATGCTAAACTCTTCAGACCTCGCGTTATTATAGCCGGTGTTTCTTGTTACTCACGTTGCCTTGACTATGCCCGCTTCCGTAAAATCTGTGACCAAAATGATTCATATCTTTTTGCCGATATGGCACATATTGCCGGTTTAGTGGCAGCTGGTTTAATACCCTCACCATTTGAGTATGCCGATGTGGTGAGCACTACAACACACAAAACATTGCGTGGACCACGTGCTGGTGTCATTTTCTATCGCAAGGGTGTACGCAAAGTTCTGCCAAATGGAGATAAAGTGACATACGATTTAGAGGATCGCATCAATGGAGCAGTGTTCCCAGGTTTACAAG GTGGAccacacaacaacacaattgCTGGAATTGCCACCGCTTTTAAACAGGCGCAGACTACAGAGTTTGCTGACTACCAGCGACAAGTGATTACCAATGCCCGTCGTCTTTGTGATGGTTTGATACAGCGAGGCTACAATGTTGCTACAGGTGGCACTGATGTTCATTTAGTACTACTCGACTTGCGTAATGTTGGTTTGACTGGAGCCAAAGCCGAATATATTTTAGAAGAAGTGAATATTGCATGTAACAAAAACACCGTACCCGGTGATAAATCTGCACTGAATCCATCTGGCTTACGTCTTGGCACACCAGCTTTAACTACACGTGGCTTGGTGGAGACTGATATTGATGTCGTTGTGGATTACATAGATCGCGCTTTAAAACTGTGTGTTGAAACAACTAAAATTTCTGGCCCCAAATTGGTGGATTTCAAGCAAACCTTGAAATCAAATAAAGAGATTGCAGAGAAACTGAGTAAACTGCGTAGCGCTGTTGAAGAGTTCAGTGCGAAATTTCCACTACCAGGTCTTAcagcttattaa
- the LOC105222766 gene encoding serine hydroxymethyltransferase isoform X2 translates to MYINMYIYKMSGNLKLLNEGVGESDPELYAIIKAEKKRQTVGLEMIASENFTSVSVLECLSSCLHNKYSEGMPGKRYYGGNEFIDEIERLAQKRALEAFRLNPEEWGVNVQPYSGSPANFAVYTALCQPHDRIMGLDLPDGGHLTHGFMTANKRISATSIYFESMPYKVDASTGLIDYDQLEANAKLFRPRVIIAGVSCYSRCLDYARFRKICDQNDSYLFADMAHIAGLVAAGLIPSPFEYADVVSTTTHKTLRGPRAGVIFYRKGVRKVLPNGDKVTYDLEDRINGAVFPGLQGGPHNNTIAGIATAFKQAQTTEFADYQRQVITNARRLCDGLIQRGYNVATGGTDVHLVLLDLRNVGLTGAKAEYILEEVNIACNKNTVPGDKSALNPSGLRLGTPALTTRGLVETDIDVVVDYIDRALKLCVETTKISGPKLVDFKQTLKSNKEIAEKLSKLRSAVEEFSAKFPLPGLTAY, encoded by the exons atgtatataaatatgtatatatat aaaatgtcTGGAAACCTTAAATTGTTAAATGAAGGTGTGGGCGAGAGTGACCCTGAGCTATACGCCATTATAAAGGCAGAAAAGAAACGCCAAACAGTTGGCTTAGAAATGATTGCCAGTGAGAATTTTACATCCGTATCTGTTTTGGAATGCTTAAGTTCTTGCCTGCACAATAAGTACTCCGAAGGCATGCCTGGAAAGCGGTACTATGGTGGAAATGAATTTATTGATGAAATAGAACGACTTGCACAAAAACGTGCACTGGAAGCATTTCGTCTCAATCCAGAGGAATGGGGCGTAAATGTACAGCCTTATTCGGGTTCGCCAGCTAACTTTGCCGTATACACTGCCCTCTGTCAACCCCACGATCGTATAATGGGTCTTGATTTGCCGGATGGCGGTCATTTAACACACGGTTTCATGACTGCTAATAAACGTATTTCAGCAACATCGATATATTTCGAGAGTATGCCATATAAGGTGGACGCAAGTACGGGTCTTATCGATTACGATCAATTGGAAGCGAATGCTAAACTCTTCAGACCTCGCGTTATTATAGCCGGTGTTTCTTGTTACTCACGTTGCCTTGACTATGCCCGCTTCCGTAAAATCTGTGACCAAAATGATTCATATCTTTTTGCCGATATGGCACATATTGCCGGTTTAGTGGCAGCTGGTTTAATACCCTCACCATTTGAGTATGCCGATGTGGTGAGCACTACAACACACAAAACATTGCGTGGACCACGTGCTGGTGTCATTTTCTATCGCAAGGGTGTACGCAAAGTTCTGCCAAATGGAGATAAAGTGACATACGATTTAGAGGATCGCATCAATGGAGCAGTGTTCCCAGGTTTACAAG GTGGAccacacaacaacacaattgCTGGAATTGCCACCGCTTTTAAACAGGCGCAGACTACAGAGTTTGCTGACTACCAGCGACAAGTGATTACCAATGCCCGTCGTCTTTGTGATGGTTTGATACAGCGAGGCTACAATGTTGCTACAGGTGGCACTGATGTTCATTTAGTACTACTCGACTTGCGTAATGTTGGTTTGACTGGAGCCAAAGCCGAATATATTTTAGAAGAAGTGAATATTGCATGTAACAAAAACACCGTACCCGGTGATAAATCTGCACTGAATCCATCTGGCTTACGTCTTGGCACACCAGCTTTAACTACACGTGGCTTGGTGGAGACTGATATTGATGTCGTTGTGGATTACATAGATCGCGCTTTAAAACTGTGTGTTGAAACAACTAAAATTTCTGGCCCCAAATTGGTGGATTTCAAGCAAACCTTGAAATCAAATAAAGAGATTGCAGAGAAACTGAGTAAACTGCGTAGCGCTGTTGAAGAGTTCAGTGCGAAATTTCCACTACCAGGTCTTAcagcttattaa